Within the Echinicola sp. 20G genome, the region TTTAAACAATTGATACCTTCTATTATTAAACTCCACAAAGTAAAGATTAGTAATGATACCACCATAAATAAGTGGTACTTTCCATGCCTTTTCGTTATAAACCTGACCTGCTCCAGGAAGAATGGCTGAAAGAAGTGTTGCCTTTTTAGGGTCTTTAGCTTCTTTTTTCAGGACTATTTCTTTTTGGGCAGTAGTATCCGTTTCTAAGGGGATCAGGTCTTGGCCAAAACTAAAACTTGGGAGCAAAGGTAATAAAACAAAAACAGCAATAGTTTTTGCATGGCTAACTATTGCTTTTTTTAGTTCATTTATCAGGTACCTAAAGTAAATGCTCACTTTAAATGATTTCTAGAATTTCAAGAATCCTGTTCAGGTCATCGGCCGACCCAAAAGGTATTTTTATCTCTCCTTTGTCCCTGTGGTCCATTTTTAAGCTAACTCTTGAGCCTAAATGAGAAGCCAACTTTTGTTGGAGCTTGCCCAATTCATATTTTTTCACAGGATCAAGTTCTGGCTTGCTGGCTTCCACTTTTTCTTCTTCAGGGTCATTGTGAAGGGCTTTTACCAAGGCCTCTACTTTTCGGACGCTTAACTCCTCCTCAATGGTCTTTCTATAGATAGCCAACTGCTTGTCTACCTCTTCTACATTAATCAAAGCTCTAGCATGTCCCATGGAGATTTTTTTGTCCCTGATCCCTGCTTGAATATCTGGTGGAAGTTTAAGGAGACGCAAGTAGTTGTTGACCGTGGTTCTGTTTTTGCCCACTCGGTCGCCAAGCTGCTCTTGCTTTAGGTCACATTCCGCCAACAACCGCTGGTAGGAATGGGCTATTTCCAGAGCATTAAGGTTTTCACGCTGAATGTTTTCAATCAACGCCATTTCCAGCATTTGCTGGTCGTTGGCTGTCCTTACATAGGCAGGGACACTTTCAAGTCCAGCAATTTTGGATGCTTGGAACCTTCTTTCTCCTGAAATCAACTGGTATTCGCCTTCAGCCAATTTTCTGACCGTGATAGGCTGAATGATTCCTTGAACAATGATAGAATCCGCTAGTTCCTGAAGCGCCTCTTTATCAAAGTGGGTTCTTGGCTGATAAGGATTAACCTGTATTTCACTCAAGGGTACCTCATGAATTCCTGCGGCCGGCACAGTTGTTTCCTGTGATTCCTTTTTTGAATTCTGATTAGAAGAATCCTCTAATAATGCACCCAAGCCTCTTCCCAGTGCCTTTTTCCTATTGATGGG harbors:
- a CDS encoding ParB/RepB/Spo0J family partition protein; translation: MAGNQKPINRKKALGRGLGALLEDSSNQNSKKESQETTVPAAGIHEVPLSEIQVNPYQPRTHFDKEALQELADSIIVQGIIQPITVRKLAEGEYQLISGERRFQASKIAGLESVPAYVRTANDQQMLEMALIENIQRENLNALEIAHSYQRLLAECDLKQEQLGDRVGKNRTTVNNYLRLLKLPPDIQAGIRDKKISMGHARALINVEEVDKQLAIYRKTIEEELSVRKVEALVKALHNDPEEEKVEASKPELDPVKKYELGKLQQKLASHLGSRVSLKMDHRDKGEIKIPFGSADDLNRILEILEII